The Collimonas fungivorans Ter331 genome has a segment encoding these proteins:
- a CDS encoding GntR family transcriptional regulator yields MSAVPRDEQAELSNDEIDARIHLAIIDAILDHQLPPGTRLVEAPLCEAFGVTRGTLRRVFVKLAHERVIDLQPNRGAVIAMHDVKEAREVFEARVILEGGSVKSLAGKRKVLPELRALVKREHALREQGSWGEWIRLSGEFHIKLSEANQNNIVSAYLRTLIARTSLLIGLYETPKRNSCSADEHGGILDAIEQGDAERAARLMEHHLGEYASELLTETSQPKEVDFARLFSPVRAA; encoded by the coding sequence ATGAGCGCAGTTCCCAGAGACGAGCAGGCCGAATTGAGCAACGATGAAATCGATGCTCGGATCCACCTCGCCATCATCGACGCTATCCTCGACCACCAGCTGCCGCCGGGAACACGCCTGGTAGAAGCGCCGCTGTGCGAAGCATTCGGCGTCACGCGCGGCACCTTAAGGCGGGTTTTTGTGAAACTGGCGCATGAGCGCGTGATCGACCTGCAGCCCAACCGCGGCGCGGTGATCGCCATGCATGACGTGAAGGAAGCGCGCGAAGTGTTCGAGGCGCGCGTCATCCTCGAAGGCGGCTCGGTCAAGAGCCTGGCCGGCAAACGCAAGGTGTTGCCGGAATTGCGCGCGCTGGTGAAACGCGAGCATGCATTGCGCGAACAAGGCAGCTGGGGGGAATGGATACGCCTGTCGGGCGAATTCCATATCAAGCTCAGCGAAGCCAACCAGAACAACATCGTCAGCGCCTACCTGCGCACCCTGATCGCCCGCACTTCGCTGCTGATAGGCTTGTATGAAACGCCGAAGCGCAACAGCTGCTCGGCCGACGAACACGGCGGCATCCTGGATGCGATCGAACAAGGGGATGCGGAACGCGCCGCCAGGCTGATGGAGCATCACCTGGGCGAATACGCCTCCGAGCTGTTGACCGAAACCAGCCAGCCCAAGGAAGTCGATTTCGCCAGGCTGTTTTCGCCGGTGCGCGCGGCCTGA
- a CDS encoding replication-associated recombination protein A, with protein sequence MSDLFKVEPTPPLAEALRPATLDEVIGQSHLLGPGKPLRLAFESGKPHSMILWGPPGVGKTTLARLTANAFDCEFIPLSAVFSGVKDIRAAMEQAQQNLAQGRHTILFVDEIHRFNKSQQDALLPYAESGLVTFIGATTENPSFEVNSALLSRAQVYVLQALTEDELKLLLARAQERVLSHLQFDEAAVDTLIGYADGDARRLLNLLEQIGSAIKASGVTQVTSEFLQNALTLNARRFDKGGDNFYDQISALHKSVRGSSPDGALYWLCRMLDGGADPMYLSRRIVRMAWEDIGLADPRAMQIANDAAATYERLGSPEGELALGQAVIYLAIAAKSNAGYNAFNQAMAFVRKDKSREVPVHLRNAPTKLMKELGYGHEYRYAHDEPHAYAAGETYLPDGIGDPGWYQPVPRGVESKIAEKMQFLKSLDDQANGKD encoded by the coding sequence ATGTCCGATCTCTTCAAAGTAGAACCCACACCGCCACTGGCCGAAGCCCTGCGTCCGGCGACCCTGGACGAGGTGATCGGGCAGAGCCACCTGCTGGGGCCGGGCAAGCCGCTGCGGCTGGCGTTTGAATCCGGCAAGCCGCATTCCATGATCCTGTGGGGGCCGCCCGGTGTCGGCAAGACCACGCTGGCGCGCCTGACTGCGAATGCCTTCGACTGTGAATTCATCCCGCTGTCGGCGGTGTTTTCCGGCGTCAAGGATATCCGCGCGGCGATGGAACAGGCGCAGCAGAACCTGGCGCAAGGCAGGCATACGATCCTGTTCGTCGATGAAATCCATCGCTTCAACAAGTCTCAGCAAGACGCTTTGCTGCCGTATGCCGAATCCGGCCTGGTGACCTTCATCGGCGCCACCACCGAAAATCCCTCGTTTGAAGTCAACTCGGCTTTGCTGTCGCGGGCGCAGGTGTATGTGCTGCAGGCCCTGACCGAGGATGAACTGAAGCTGCTGCTGGCGCGTGCGCAGGAGCGGGTCTTGTCGCACCTGCAGTTCGACGAGGCCGCGGTCGATACCCTGATCGGTTATGCCGACGGCGATGCGCGCCGGCTGCTCAACCTGCTGGAGCAGATCGGCAGCGCCATCAAGGCTTCCGGCGTGACCCAGGTCACCAGCGAATTCCTGCAAAATGCGCTGACCCTGAATGCGCGCCGCTTCGACAAGGGCGGCGATAATTTCTACGACCAGATTTCAGCCTTGCACAAATCGGTGCGCGGCTCCAGCCCGGACGGCGCGCTGTACTGGCTGTGCCGCATGCTGGACGGCGGCGCCGATCCCATGTACCTGTCGCGCCGGATCGTGCGCATGGCCTGGGAAGATATCGGCCTGGCCGACCCGCGCGCGATGCAGATCGCCAACGACGCCGCGGCGACCTATGAACGGCTGGGATCGCCGGAAGGCGAGCTGGCGCTGGGGCAGGCGGTCATCTACCTGGCGATCGCGGCCAAGAGCAATGCCGGCTACAACGCCTTCAACCAGGCCATGGCGTTTGTTCGCAAGGACAAGTCGCGGGAAGTGCCGGTACACTTGAGAAATGCGCCGACCAAGCTGATGAAGGAACTCGGCTATGGCCATGAGTACCGTTATGCGCACGACGAACCGCATGCCTATGCGGCCGGCGAGACCTATCTGCCGGACGGCATAGGCGACCCCGGCTGGTACCAGCCGGTGCCACGCGGAGTGGAGTCCAAGATCGCCGAGAAAATGCAGTTCCTGAAAAGCCTGGACGACCAGGCCAACGGCAAAGACTAA
- the fdxA gene encoding ferredoxin FdxA, producing the protein MPFVVTDSCIRCKYTDCVEVCPMDCFRQGPNFLVIVPEDCIDCSMCVPECPVGAIYNQADLPDEQRHFAEINARLAAHPDWKPITRSQPPLPDHEAWREVANKLEFLEQA; encoded by the coding sequence ATGCCCTTTGTCGTCACCGATTCCTGCATCCGCTGCAAATACACCGACTGCGTCGAGGTCTGCCCTATGGATTGCTTCCGGCAAGGGCCGAATTTCCTGGTGATCGTGCCAGAGGACTGCATAGACTGCTCGATGTGCGTGCCGGAATGTCCGGTCGGCGCGATCTACAACCAGGCCGACCTGCCCGACGAACAGCGCCATTTCGCCGAAATCAACGCCCGCCTTGCCGCCCATCCGGACTGGAAACCGATCACTCGCTCGCAACCACCGTTGCCTGACCACGAAGCCTGGCGCGAGGTCGCCAACAAGCTGGAATTCCTGGAACAGGCGTAG
- the lolA gene encoding outer membrane lipoprotein chaperone LolA — protein sequence MFAKFKSGRLIVGLSLSMALLPSLAHASALEQFKSFVSSTQSAKGEFSQQLVKIDAGKAPKVTSTSSGVFIFARPGKFIWTYQKPYEQVLQADGDKLYIYDKDLNQVTTKSLGNALGSSPAAILFGSNDLEKNFVLKEGQAKDGMEWLEATPKAKDTTFDHIGIGLKDGVPQAMELRDSFGQVSLLTFKNFVKNPPLSTGQFQFVVPKGADVLNQ from the coding sequence ATGTTCGCCAAGTTCAAATCGGGCCGCCTGATCGTCGGCCTGTCGCTGAGCATGGCGCTGCTGCCGTCGCTGGCCCATGCCAGTGCGCTGGAGCAGTTCAAGTCGTTCGTCAGCAGCACGCAGTCGGCCAAGGGTGAATTCTCGCAGCAACTGGTGAAAATCGACGCCGGCAAGGCGCCCAAGGTCACCAGCACTTCCAGCGGCGTTTTCATCTTCGCCCGGCCCGGCAAGTTCATCTGGACTTACCAGAAGCCGTACGAACAGGTGCTGCAAGCCGACGGCGACAAGCTGTACATCTACGACAAGGACCTGAACCAGGTCACCACCAAGAGCCTGGGCAATGCGCTCGGTTCCTCACCGGCGGCGATCCTGTTCGGCAGCAACGACCTGGAAAAGAACTTTGTCCTGAAAGAAGGCCAGGCCAAGGATGGCATGGAGTGGCTGGAAGCGACGCCGAAAGCCAAGGACACCACCTTCGACCATATCGGCATCGGCCTCAAGGACGGTGTGCCGCAGGCGATGGAACTGCGCGATTCGTTTGGCCAGGTATCGCTGCTGACCTTCAAGAATTTCGTCAAGAATCCGCCGCTGTCGACCGGGCAGTTCCAGTTTGTCGTGCCCAAGGGGGCGGATGTATTGAATCAGTAG
- a CDS encoding DNA translocase FtsK, translating into MTRTSQAYTRNTKPQEAQPLPSRLVRLLYEARWIVYAVITAYLIIIFATYSKSDPGWSHGTLVPRMHNWGGRIGAWLSDLMLFVFGASAWWWCALLLRTLWQGYRRISQRFVVEKNAEPEHRHEGLIRGAGFVLILVGSLGLEYTRMQWLASHVQLPRAPGGVLGQLIGSGAQTALGFTGSTLFLLLLFALGISLFFHVSWLTVAERIGAGIENGLLWLKNFYVAREDRKVGQVAAVKREEVVVQERAKIVVASPIRIEPQVVAVPKSERVEKERQTTLFTDLPDTNLPPLSLLDEAPPQQQTVSVETLEFTSRLIEKKLSDFGVQVKVVAAYPGPVITRYEIEPATGVKGSQIVGLARDLARSLSLTSIRVVEVIPGKMFMGLELPNPKRQIVRLTEILGSKVYNDGVSSLTIALGKDIAGHPVVADLAKMPHLLVAGTTGSGKSVGINATILSLLYKSDPNQVRLILIDPKMLELSIYEGIPHLLAPVVTDMRQAGHALNWAVNEMERRYKLMSKMGVRNLTGYNQKIADADKREEKIPNPFSLTPDAPEPLEKLPTIVVIIDELADLMMVVGKKVEELIARIAQKARAAGIHLILATQRPSVDVITGLIKANVPTRIAFQVSSKIDSRTILDQMGAEALLGMGDMLYMPPGTGLPIRVHGAFVSDEEVHRVVDYLKEQGEPNYIEGILEGGVLEDGTDGPLGGAATGGSEGDELYDQAVAVVLKNRRASISLVQRHLRIGYNRAARLLEQMETSGLVSTMQSNGNREILVPAGNSNTEQ; encoded by the coding sequence ATGACTAGAACAAGCCAAGCCTATACCCGCAACACCAAGCCGCAAGAGGCGCAGCCTTTGCCGAGCCGCCTGGTCCGGCTGCTGTATGAAGCGCGCTGGATCGTCTATGCGGTCATCACAGCCTATCTGATCATCATTTTCGCCACCTATTCCAAGTCCGACCCGGGCTGGTCGCACGGCACCCTGGTGCCGCGCATGCATAACTGGGGCGGCCGCATCGGCGCCTGGCTGTCGGACCTGATGCTGTTTGTCTTCGGCGCCTCGGCCTGGTGGTGGTGCGCGCTGCTGCTGCGCACCTTGTGGCAGGGCTACCGCCGCATTTCGCAGCGTTTTGTGGTTGAGAAAAACGCCGAACCCGAGCATCGCCACGAAGGCTTGATCCGCGGCGCCGGCTTTGTCCTGATCCTGGTGGGTAGCCTGGGCCTCGAATATACCCGCATGCAATGGCTGGCTAGCCACGTGCAACTGCCGCGCGCGCCCGGCGGCGTGCTGGGGCAGCTGATCGGCAGCGGCGCGCAAACCGCGCTCGGTTTTACCGGCTCCACCTTGTTCCTGCTGCTGTTGTTCGCACTGGGCATCAGCCTGTTTTTCCATGTGTCGTGGCTGACCGTGGCCGAGCGCATCGGTGCCGGCATCGAAAACGGGCTGCTGTGGCTGAAGAATTTTTATGTCGCGCGCGAAGACCGCAAGGTCGGGCAGGTCGCCGCCGTCAAGCGTGAAGAAGTAGTGGTGCAGGAGCGCGCCAAGATCGTGGTGGCGTCGCCGATCCGGATCGAGCCGCAGGTAGTTGCCGTGCCGAAATCGGAGCGGGTGGAAAAAGAGCGGCAAACCACCTTGTTCACCGATTTGCCGGACACCAACCTGCCGCCGTTGTCGCTGCTGGACGAAGCGCCGCCGCAGCAGCAGACCGTGAGCGTCGAAACGCTGGAATTCACCAGCCGCCTGATCGAGAAAAAACTGTCCGATTTCGGCGTGCAGGTGAAAGTGGTGGCCGCTTATCCCGGCCCGGTGATTACCCGCTACGAAATCGAACCGGCGACCGGCGTCAAGGGCAGCCAGATCGTCGGCCTGGCGCGCGACCTGGCGCGTTCGCTGTCGCTGACTTCGATCCGCGTGGTGGAAGTGATCCCCGGCAAAATGTTCATGGGCCTGGAATTGCCCAACCCCAAACGTCAAATCGTGCGCCTGACCGAGATCCTCGGCTCCAAGGTCTACAATGACGGCGTCTCCAGCCTCACCATCGCGCTCGGCAAGGACATCGCCGGCCATCCGGTGGTGGCGGACCTGGCCAAGATGCCGCACTTGCTGGTGGCCGGCACCACCGGCTCGGGCAAATCGGTGGGCATCAACGCCACCATCCTGTCCCTGCTTTATAAATCCGATCCGAACCAGGTGCGCCTGATCCTGATCGACCCGAAAATGCTGGAGCTGTCGATCTACGAAGGCATCCCGCACCTGCTGGCGCCGGTGGTGACCGACATGCGCCAGGCCGGCCATGCGCTGAACTGGGCGGTCAACGAGATGGAGCGCCGCTACAAGCTGATGTCGAAGATGGGCGTGCGCAACCTGACCGGCTACAACCAGAAGATCGCGGACGCCGACAAGCGCGAAGAAAAAATCCCGAATCCGTTCAGCCTGACGCCGGATGCGCCCGAACCGCTGGAAAAGCTGCCTACCATCGTCGTCATCATCGACGAGCTGGCCGACCTGATGATGGTGGTCGGCAAGAAGGTGGAAGAGCTGATCGCGCGTATCGCACAAAAGGCGCGCGCCGCCGGCATCCACTTGATTCTGGCGACGCAGCGCCCATCTGTAGACGTGATCACCGGCCTGATCAAGGCCAATGTGCCGACCCGGATCGCGTTCCAGGTCAGCAGCAAGATCGATTCGCGCACGATCCTTGACCAGATGGGAGCGGAAGCGCTGCTCGGCATGGGCGACATGCTGTACATGCCGCCCGGCACCGGCTTGCCGATCCGGGTCCATGGCGCGTTCGTCTCGGATGAAGAAGTGCATCGGGTGGTCGACTACCTGAAGGAACAGGGCGAGCCGAACTACATCGAAGGAATACTGGAAGGCGGCGTGCTGGAAGACGGCACCGACGGCCCGCTCGGCGGCGCGGCGACCGGCGGCAGCGAAGGCGACGAATTGTACGACCAGGCGGTGGCGGTGGTGCTGAAGAATCGGCGCGCCTCGATTTCGCTGGTGCAGCGCCATCTGCGCATCGGCTACAACCGCGCGGCGCGCTTGCTGGAGCAGATGGAAACAAGCGGACTGGTTTCAACCATGCAATCCAACGGCAACCGGGAAATCCTGGTGCCGGCGGGGAATAGCAACACGGAGCAATAA
- the trxB gene encoding thioredoxin-disulfide reductase, with the protein MTTTKPAKHAHVLILGSGPAGYSAAVYAARANLKPVLITGVEQGGQLMTTTDVENWPGDPHGVQGPELMQRLLKHAEEFNTEIIFDHIHTTKLSEKPFRLIGDSGEYTCDALIIATGASAQYLGLPSEEAFMGKGVSACATCDGFFYRGQEVAVVGGGNTAVEEALYLSNIASKVTLIHRRDKFRAEPILVDRLNAKVAEGKIVIKYNHTLDEVTGDASGVTGINIKSVADGSVTPITLHGVFIAIGHKPNTGIFDGQLEMHNGYIKTRTGLEGMATATSVPGVFAAGDVQDHIYRQAITSAGTGCMAALDAQRFLED; encoded by the coding sequence ATGACCACTACCAAACCCGCCAAGCACGCCCATGTCCTGATCCTCGGTTCCGGGCCCGCCGGCTACAGCGCCGCTGTCTACGCCGCCCGCGCCAACCTGAAGCCGGTCCTGATCACCGGCGTCGAGCAAGGCGGCCAGCTGATGACCACTACCGACGTCGAGAACTGGCCCGGCGACCCGCACGGCGTGCAAGGTCCGGAACTGATGCAGCGCCTGCTCAAACACGCAGAAGAATTCAACACAGAGATCATTTTCGACCATATCCACACCACCAAGTTGTCGGAAAAACCATTTCGCCTGATCGGCGATTCGGGCGAGTACACCTGCGACGCCCTGATCATCGCCACCGGCGCCTCGGCCCAGTATCTCGGCCTGCCGTCGGAAGAAGCGTTCATGGGCAAAGGCGTCTCGGCCTGCGCCACTTGCGACGGTTTCTTCTACCGCGGCCAGGAAGTCGCCGTGGTCGGCGGCGGCAATACCGCGGTGGAAGAAGCGCTGTACCTGTCGAACATCGCCAGCAAGGTCACCCTGATCCACCGCCGCGACAAGTTCCGCGCCGAACCGATCCTGGTGGACCGCCTCAACGCCAAGGTGGCGGAAGGCAAGATCGTCATCAAGTACAACCACACGCTGGATGAAGTCACCGGCGACGCCAGCGGCGTCACCGGCATCAACATCAAGTCGGTGGCCGACGGCAGCGTCACGCCGATCACGCTGCACGGCGTCTTCATCGCCATCGGCCACAAGCCGAACACCGGCATTTTCGACGGGCAGCTGGAAATGCACAACGGCTACATCAAGACCCGGACCGGCCTGGAAGGCATGGCCACCGCCACCAGCGTGCCGGGCGTGTTCGCCGCCGGCGACGTCCAGGACCACATCTACCGCCAGGCCATCACCAGCGCCGGCACCGGCTGCATGGCGGCGCTGGATGCCCAGCGCTTCCTGGAAGATTAA
- a CDS encoding Smr/MutS family protein, whose translation MAGPIKDFSALKSLRKEIKAQDEARQAAAAEAKRREQETRRDADIFRSSIGNVKPLAVPPKFTPDIPRPLPIARQHLADEQAALAASLSDDFNIETLLDTDETLSFARNGIGPDVMRKLRRGHWTIQQQLDLHGLRREEAREALAEFLRLAAKRGWRCVRIIHGKGLGSINKEPVLKSKVRNWLVQKEEVLAFCQATAAEGGSGALLVLLKGQAA comes from the coding sequence ATGGCCGGCCCGATCAAAGACTTCAGCGCCCTCAAATCGCTGCGCAAGGAAATCAAGGCGCAGGACGAAGCACGCCAGGCCGCCGCGGCCGAAGCCAAGCGCCGCGAGCAGGAAACACGGCGCGACGCCGACATCTTCCGCAGCAGCATCGGCAACGTCAAGCCGCTGGCGGTTCCGCCCAAGTTCACGCCTGACATCCCGCGCCCGCTGCCGATCGCGCGCCAGCACCTGGCCGACGAGCAAGCCGCGCTGGCAGCATCGCTGTCCGACGATTTCAACATCGAAACCCTGCTCGACACCGACGAAACGCTCAGCTTCGCCCGCAACGGCATCGGCCCCGACGTCATGCGCAAGCTGCGGCGCGGCCACTGGACCATCCAGCAGCAGCTCGACCTGCATGGCCTGCGGCGCGAAGAAGCACGCGAAGCCCTGGCCGAATTCCTGCGCCTGGCGGCCAAGCGCGGCTGGCGCTGCGTACGCATCATCCACGGCAAGGGACTGGGTTCCATCAACAAGGAGCCGGTGCTGAAATCCAAGGTCCGCAACTGGCTGGTGCAGAAGGAAGAAGTACTGGCCTTCTGCCAGGCCACCGCTGCCGAAGGCGGTTCCGGCGCCTTGCTGGTGCTGCTCAAGGGCCAGGCCGCCTGA
- a CDS encoding PA0069 family radical SAM protein, whose protein sequence is MSDYQKKPFPQVIQFQPAGVARKGRGATSNMQGRFEVAQREEFDDGWAAEDELDEPAALRTIVTEEQAKSILSRNASPDLPFNVSLNPYRGCEHGCIYCFARPTHSYLGLSPGLDFESRIFAKVNAPELLQRELARPSYVAESIALGINTDAYQPCERGLLLTRRILQVLHDCEHPLALITKSSLIERDIDLLAAMAAKRQAVAAVTIATLDATIARTLEPRAATPARRLRTIRTLAEAGIPVSVSVAPMIPFITEPDMERVIEAAAEAGAVRAGYTVLRLPWEVNPLFKNWLQAHFPERANRVMNRIREMRGGADYDADFATRMRGEGVWADLLRQRFEKAVLRFGMTHGGSFGTLDTSRFKRPYVQPEKDRLSGQMGLF, encoded by the coding sequence ATGTCAGATTATCAAAAAAAGCCTTTTCCCCAGGTAATCCAGTTCCAGCCTGCCGGCGTGGCGCGCAAGGGCCGCGGCGCGACCAGCAATATGCAAGGCCGCTTTGAAGTTGCGCAGCGCGAGGAGTTCGACGACGGCTGGGCGGCGGAAGATGAACTGGATGAACCGGCAGCGCTGCGCACCATCGTCACCGAAGAACAGGCAAAGAGCATCCTCAGCCGCAATGCCTCGCCGGACCTGCCGTTCAATGTCTCGCTGAATCCCTATCGCGGCTGCGAGCACGGTTGCATCTACTGTTTCGCGCGGCCGACCCACAGCTACCTGGGACTGTCGCCCGGGCTGGATTTCGAGAGCCGGATTTTTGCCAAGGTGAATGCGCCGGAATTGTTGCAGCGGGAGCTGGCGCGGCCGTCATATGTCGCCGAATCGATCGCGCTGGGCATCAACACCGATGCCTACCAGCCTTGCGAGCGCGGATTGCTGCTGACGCGGCGCATCTTGCAGGTGCTGCACGATTGCGAACATCCGCTGGCCCTGATCACCAAATCGTCGCTGATCGAGCGCGATATCGATTTGCTGGCCGCCATGGCGGCCAAGCGGCAGGCGGTGGCGGCGGTCACCATCGCTACGCTGGATGCGACCATCGCCCGCACGCTGGAGCCGCGGGCGGCGACGCCGGCGCGGCGCCTGCGCACCATCCGCACGCTGGCGGAGGCGGGCATCCCGGTCAGCGTCAGCGTGGCGCCCATGATTCCGTTCATCACCGAACCGGACATGGAACGCGTGATAGAGGCGGCCGCCGAGGCTGGCGCGGTGCGCGCCGGTTATACCGTTTTACGTCTGCCGTGGGAGGTGAATCCCTTGTTCAAGAACTGGCTGCAGGCGCATTTTCCGGAGCGCGCCAACCGCGTGATGAACCGCATCCGCGAGATGCGCGGCGGCGCCGACTATGACGCCGATTTTGCCACCCGCATGCGCGGCGAGGGCGTGTGGGCCGATCTGCTGCGCCAGCGTTTTGAAAAGGCCGTGCTCAGGTTCGGCATGACGCACGGCGGTTCGTTCGGCACGCTGGATACGAGCCGTTTCAAGCGGCCGTACGTGCAGCCGGAAAAAGACCGCTTGTCGGGCCAGATGGGTTTGTTTTAG